One genomic segment of Dehalogenimonas alkenigignens includes these proteins:
- the rpoC gene encoding DNA-directed RNA polymerase subunit beta' — translation MNEVIDFDAIRISLASPEQIRSWSYGEVTKPETINYRTLKPERDGLFCERIFGPTKDFECSCGKYKRIRYKGIICDKCGVEVARAKVRRERMGHIELACAVGHIWFTRGIPSRIGLLLDLSTRSLERIVYFSHYAITSVNETARSQAIAGLEKGRNIELDDRQAEVESRIAALESSGADVQEINTLRRDFETERAESEEQTLNLVDQLTGLRRGNLLTESQYYDLKTRYPDVFEAKMGAEAILDLLKTIDLGQMRNHLIQETRSSSGQRRKKASKQLQLVEAFRRSGNKPEWMVLTVLPVLPPDLRPMVQLDGGRFATSDLNDLYRRVINRNNRLQHLLEIGAPEIIIRNEKRMLQEAVDSLIDNGRRGRSIAVSGDHKAKSISDLLRGKQGRFRQNLLGKRVDYSGRSVIVVGPTLQLHQCGLPRRMALELFKPFVMHRLVTDGLAPNIKSARRLVERARPEVYDILEDVVKDRPVMLNRAPTLHRLSIQAFEPVLIDGSAIQIHPLVCSAFNADFDGDQMAVHLPLSKAAVKEAREAMLSIHNMLLPSSGDPVVTPSLDMVFGCYYLTTIRPGLKGEGKRFGNFDEVQRYLELGLIDLRAEISVRTSEGETLKTSAGRIIFNRALPTGLSFFNKPVDKSTIRKLIGEFKKIVSDEDMALALDRIKQLGFKYATRSGITIAMSDVAVPGAKAGILSAAEQETTTIEHQYAQGLITDDERYQGVIEIWMKATEDVTSAIQKGLDTTGNVYMMATSGAKGNISQIRQMAGMRGLMTNPSGRIIDFPIKSSLREGLSAIEYFISTHGARKGLADTALRTSGSGYLTRRLIDVTQDLIIFEDDCGTMDGLWIEEPKEKGILPPLAERISGRLAAMPVAHPQTGEIIVERNGEIDDTKAKEISAAGVSSVYVRSPLSCGSRRGICQKCYWRDLGRGHAVEHYTAVGIVAAQSIGEPGTQLTLRTFHTGGVVGMDITTGLPRVEELFEARPPKAQAIISEIDGIAQVKESEEGRTVQVIARETYQDEYELPDGWNIEVAEGQPVDMGSVLATAPDAAKKSAHLTAGGSVLVARVGGRVGIEGNRLVIKYEDIDERHYQVPAASHIAIKDGDSVKAGQKLTDGSVNPQDILAVLGKEAVQRYIVEEVQKVYFSQGVHINDKHIEVIVRQMMNRVRIDSSGDTELVPGELVDRYRYEDKNANILAEGGEPATAHTVLLGITRASLSTESWLAAASFQETTRVLTDAAIHGKKDNLSGLKENVIIGKLIPAQCKSCRDATADKAAELEAAKLVQLEQPVI, via the coding sequence ATGAATGAAGTCATTGATTTTGACGCCATTCGAATCTCGCTTGCCTCACCGGAGCAGATCCGGAGCTGGTCGTATGGTGAAGTCACTAAACCGGAGACTATCAATTACCGGACATTGAAGCCAGAACGAGACGGCTTGTTTTGCGAACGTATTTTTGGTCCTACCAAAGACTTCGAATGCTCCTGCGGAAAATATAAGCGCATTCGTTACAAGGGCATCATCTGCGATAAATGTGGCGTGGAAGTTGCCAGGGCAAAGGTCAGGCGCGAGCGTATGGGGCATATTGAACTTGCCTGCGCCGTTGGCCACATCTGGTTTACCAGAGGCATTCCTTCACGCATCGGTTTACTTCTAGATCTTTCAACCCGCAGCCTCGAGCGGATTGTATATTTTTCCCATTATGCGATTACTTCCGTTAATGAAACTGCCCGATCTCAGGCAATAGCCGGCCTCGAGAAAGGCCGCAATATTGAACTTGACGACCGGCAAGCAGAGGTTGAAAGTAGAATTGCCGCGCTGGAATCTTCCGGAGCAGACGTTCAAGAAATCAATACCCTCAGACGGGATTTCGAGACCGAACGAGCTGAATCAGAAGAACAAACACTCAACCTGGTGGATCAACTCACCGGATTGAGGCGAGGCAACCTTTTAACTGAAAGTCAGTATTACGATCTGAAAACACGGTACCCCGACGTTTTTGAAGCCAAGATGGGTGCCGAAGCCATACTTGACCTACTAAAAACTATTGACCTTGGTCAAATGCGCAACCACCTCATACAGGAGACTCGTTCGAGTTCCGGGCAGCGGCGTAAGAAAGCCTCCAAACAGCTTCAGCTAGTTGAAGCGTTCCGCCGCTCCGGCAATAAACCCGAGTGGATGGTTTTGACGGTATTGCCGGTGCTGCCGCCCGATCTCCGCCCCATGGTTCAGCTCGACGGCGGGCGCTTCGCAACCTCTGACCTGAACGACCTGTATCGTCGGGTCATCAACCGCAATAATCGGTTGCAGCACCTCCTGGAGATCGGTGCGCCGGAGATCATCATTCGTAACGAAAAACGCATGCTGCAGGAGGCGGTAGATTCTCTCATCGACAACGGCCGTCGAGGCCGCAGTATCGCCGTTTCAGGCGACCATAAAGCCAAGTCCATTTCCGACCTGCTTCGCGGCAAGCAGGGACGGTTCCGTCAGAATCTTTTAGGCAAGCGTGTTGATTACTCCGGGCGTTCCGTAATCGTCGTCGGACCTACCCTTCAGTTACACCAGTGCGGATTGCCCAGAAGGATGGCTCTGGAACTGTTCAAACCTTTCGTCATGCATCGATTGGTGACCGATGGTTTAGCCCCGAATATTAAAAGCGCCCGCCGGCTGGTAGAACGAGCTCGGCCTGAGGTATACGATATACTTGAAGATGTTGTTAAAGACCGGCCGGTGATGCTCAATCGCGCGCCTACTCTGCACCGTTTGTCCATACAGGCCTTTGAACCAGTACTGATCGACGGCTCTGCGATACAAATCCACCCACTCGTTTGCTCGGCTTTTAATGCCGATTTCGACGGCGACCAGATGGCGGTACACCTTCCGCTTTCTAAAGCAGCCGTGAAGGAAGCTCGCGAAGCCATGCTTTCTATCCACAACATGCTGCTGCCTTCTTCCGGGGACCCGGTAGTAACACCCAGCCTGGATATGGTTTTCGGTTGTTACTATTTGACGACCATACGCCCTGGTTTGAAAGGCGAAGGCAAGCGTTTCGGTAATTTCGATGAAGTACAGCGCTACCTTGAATTAGGATTGATCGACCTTCGGGCAGAGATAAGCGTTCGCACTTCTGAAGGAGAAACACTTAAGACCTCGGCCGGTCGCATTATTTTCAATCGAGCTTTGCCTACAGGACTTTCATTCTTCAATAAACCAGTTGATAAATCCACGATCAGAAAACTTATCGGTGAATTCAAGAAAATTGTCAGCGACGAAGATATGGCACTGGCTTTAGACCGTATCAAGCAACTCGGTTTTAAGTATGCAACCAGAAGCGGTATCACCATCGCCATGAGTGACGTTGCGGTACCCGGAGCAAAAGCTGGCATTCTTTCAGCTGCCGAACAAGAGACAACAACCATTGAGCACCAATATGCCCAAGGGCTAATCACCGATGATGAGCGTTATCAAGGCGTCATTGAAATCTGGATGAAAGCTACCGAAGACGTAACTTCCGCCATCCAGAAGGGGCTTGACACAACCGGGAACGTTTACATGATGGCCACCTCGGGCGCCAAAGGTAACATCTCCCAGATTCGTCAGATGGCCGGTATGCGCGGCTTGATGACCAACCCTTCCGGGCGAATTATCGACTTCCCCATCAAGTCGTCGCTGCGTGAAGGATTGTCGGCCATTGAATACTTTATCTCCACTCACGGAGCCCGAAAAGGTTTGGCCGATACCGCTCTTCGTACTTCTGGTTCAGGCTATCTTACCCGGCGTTTGATAGATGTGACTCAAGACCTTATCATCTTCGAAGACGACTGCGGGACCATGGACGGCTTATGGATTGAAGAACCCAAAGAGAAGGGTATATTACCCCCTCTGGCGGAACGTATTTCAGGGCGTTTAGCCGCGATGCCGGTAGCCCACCCGCAAACAGGCGAAATCATAGTCGAGCGCAATGGTGAAATCGATGACACCAAGGCTAAAGAAATCTCTGCCGCCGGTGTTTCTTCAGTATATGTTAGGTCACCTTTGTCTTGCGGCTCCAGGCGAGGCATCTGCCAGAAGTGTTACTGGCGAGATCTCGGCCGCGGTCATGCCGTTGAGCACTATACCGCTGTCGGTATCGTTGCAGCCCAGAGTATCGGCGAGCCCGGTACTCAGCTTACCCTGCGGACATTCCACACCGGCGGCGTCGTCGGTATGGATATTACTACCGGCTTGCCGCGCGTTGAAGAACTTTTTGAAGCCCGGCCGCCTAAAGCTCAAGCTATCATTTCGGAGATAGATGGCATCGCCCAGGTAAAGGAATCTGAAGAGGGCAGAACAGTACAGGTTATCGCCCGGGAAACCTATCAGGACGAATATGAATTGCCCGATGGATGGAATATTGAAGTTGCAGAAGGGCAGCCAGTTGACATGGGGAGCGTCCTGGCCACCGCTCCCGACGCCGCTAAGAAATCAGCGCATCTGACCGCCGGAGGATCTGTTCTCGTTGCCCGGGTCGGCGGGCGCGTGGGTATCGAAGGCAATCGTCTAGTGATTAAGTACGAAGATATTGACGAACGCCATTACCAGGTCCCGGCTGCCTCCCATATCGCCATCAAAGACGGAGATTCGGTCAAGGCTGGGCAGAAACTAACCGACGGATCGGTGAATCCCCAGGACATCCTGGCGGTACTTGGAAAAGAGGCCGTTCAACGCTATATAGTTGAAGAAGTACAGAAAGTGTACTTCTCCCAAGGTGTTCATATCAACGACAAACACATCGAAGTAATTGTCCGCCAGATGATGAACAGGGTGCGAATCGATTCTTCTGGCGATACGGAACTCGTTCCGGGTGAGTTGGTCGACAGGTATCGTTATGAAGACAAAAATGCCAATATCTTGGCCGAGGGTGGCGAACCGGCAACGGCACACACGGTGCTGCTGGGCATCACCAGGGCTTCCCTGTCAACCGAATCCTGGCTGGCTGCCGCCTCTTTCCAGGAGACGACACGCGTGTTAACCGATGCGGCGATTCATGGAAAGAAAGATAATCTGTCCGGTCTTAAGGAGAACGTGATCATTGGCAAATTGATTCCGGCACAGTGTAAATCATGCCGAGACGCCACTGCGGATAAAGCCGCCGAGTTAGAAGCTGCCAAACTAGTTCAACTGGAACAACCAGTCATTTAA
- the ruvB gene encoding Holliday junction branch migration DNA helicase RuvB has translation MPERIISTKSGADEPKLDISLRPRRLEEFIGQGKIKDNLAVTIAAACARKESLDHVLLYGPPGLGKTTLAYIIAHAMEVNIRITSGPAIERPGDLAAILTALQPHDVLFIDEIHRLGRTVEEILYPAMEDFALDIVIGKGPGAKSLRLKLPPFTLIGATTRYAMLSSPLRDRFGAVYRLNFYTDGDIEAVLKRSASILGVEASSDGLKEIACRARGTPRVANRLLKRVRDYAQVRGRGIIDRDIAVTALGRLEVDAAGLDNIDHQLLEAIIEKFSGGPVGLETLAAAISEDADTIMDIYEPYLMQLGFLERTPRGRVATPRAYDHLNLKYPKSRPTLEPEPPPQGSLL, from the coding sequence ATGCCTGAACGGATTATTTCTACCAAATCCGGGGCCGATGAGCCAAAGCTTGATATCAGCCTCAGGCCCAGGCGGCTGGAGGAGTTCATCGGCCAGGGAAAGATAAAAGACAACCTGGCAGTAACTATTGCCGCTGCCTGCGCCCGAAAAGAATCATTAGACCATGTGCTCCTGTATGGGCCGCCGGGTTTGGGTAAGACAACACTGGCTTATATTATTGCCCATGCGATGGAAGTCAATATCCGCATTACCTCGGGTCCGGCGATCGAGCGCCCGGGTGATCTGGCAGCGATACTCACCGCGCTTCAGCCTCACGATGTCTTGTTCATCGACGAAATTCACCGGCTTGGCCGTACCGTAGAAGAGATACTATACCCCGCCATGGAGGACTTCGCGCTTGATATCGTCATTGGTAAAGGTCCAGGAGCTAAAAGTCTGCGTTTGAAACTGCCGCCCTTTACTCTCATAGGGGCGACAACGCGCTACGCCATGTTATCCTCACCGCTGCGCGACCGTTTCGGCGCCGTATATCGCCTTAACTTCTACACCGATGGCGACATCGAGGCTGTATTAAAGCGGTCGGCGTCTATCCTCGGCGTAGAGGCATCAAGTGACGGGCTGAAAGAGATCGCCTGCCGGGCCCGCGGCACACCGCGAGTCGCCAACCGCTTATTAAAAAGGGTTCGTGACTACGCCCAGGTACGTGGCCGGGGCATTATTGACCGCGATATTGCGGTAACGGCTCTTGGACGGCTCGAAGTCGACGCTGCTGGCCTCGACAATATTGATCATCAACTGCTAGAAGCGATTATTGAAAAATTTTCCGGCGGACCGGTTGGGCTCGAGACACTGGCAGCAGCTATCTCTGAAGACGCAGACACTATCATGGATATATATGAACCTTACTTGATGCAACTCGGCTTTCTGGAACGCACACCCCGTGGCCGAGTCGCCACACCCCGCGCATACGACCATCTCAACCTGAAATACCCCAAATCGCGTCCGACTTTGGAACCCGAACCACCACCGCAAGGTTCGTTGTTATGA
- a CDS encoding epoxyqueuosine reductase QueH: MPSLLVHCCCVHCSAYSLKYWRQQGFQVTAFWYNPNIHPFAEHQLRLEAIKTFLNNTGIPLVMSPCYDIDRYFKSTRGSESRCESCYQMRLEAAATCAQDNGYDGFTSSLLISPQQQHDRLTRIGIEVADRHKVRFYYADLRKRYSDSRALTKSQTLYRQEYCGCLHSRHQQDGGQTAN; this comes from the coding sequence TTGCCAAGTCTTCTCGTCCATTGCTGTTGCGTCCATTGTTCCGCCTACAGCCTTAAATACTGGCGTCAGCAAGGCTTTCAAGTTACCGCCTTCTGGTATAATCCAAATATTCACCCCTTCGCAGAGCATCAACTAAGGCTGGAAGCCATAAAGACTTTCCTCAACAATACTGGCATTCCCCTTGTGATGTCGCCATGTTACGATATTGACCGCTACTTTAAGTCAACCCGCGGAAGTGAAAGCAGATGCGAAAGCTGCTACCAGATGCGTTTGGAAGCCGCCGCGACTTGTGCTCAGGACAATGGCTACGATGGTTTTACCAGCAGCCTGCTTATCAGTCCTCAGCAGCAGCACGATCGGTTAACTCGTATTGGCATCGAAGTTGCTGACCGACACAAGGTCAGATTCTATTACGCCGACCTCCGCAAGCGGTATTCTGACAGCCGCGCCCTGACCAAGTCTCAGACACTTTACCGGCAAGAATACTGCGGCTGCCTTCACAGTAGACATCAGCAGGACGGTGGACAAACCGCTAATTAA
- the rimI gene encoding ribosomal protein S18-alanine N-acetyltransferase yields MLYKVRPMSRDDVAQVTAIDREAFPTMWPPMNYHRELENQMAFYMVAVYSPPQENGGVVFPQDPKPSNWLKNKLSRHNVTGAVETIAGFAGFWMMAGEAHIISLAVKKEHRRRGLGNLLLINVVIEAIQRDAEIVTLEVRTSNFEAQNLYFKHGFISKGVRRAYYTDNREDALIMTLDNVNSQDCCQRFDSARKALETAL; encoded by the coding sequence ATGCTTTACAAAGTGCGGCCGATGAGTCGCGATGATGTCGCTCAAGTAACGGCAATCGACCGGGAAGCATTCCCGACAATGTGGCCTCCGATGAACTACCACCGCGAACTTGAGAACCAGATGGCTTTTTATATGGTTGCAGTATATTCACCGCCACAAGAAAATGGGGGGGTGGTGTTTCCCCAGGATCCAAAACCAAGCAACTGGCTTAAGAATAAGCTTTCTAGGCACAATGTTACCGGTGCCGTCGAAACGATTGCCGGATTCGCTGGTTTCTGGATGATGGCCGGCGAGGCGCATATCATCAGTCTGGCAGTTAAAAAGGAACACCGTCGGAGAGGCCTTGGGAACCTACTACTGATTAATGTCGTTATTGAAGCGATTCAAAGAGATGCGGAGATTGTCACTTTAGAAGTCAGGACATCGAACTTTGAAGCCCAAAACCTCTATTTTAAACATGGTTTCATCAGTAAGGGCGTACGTCGAGCTTATTATACCGATAATCGTGAGGATGCTTTGATAATGACTCTTGATAATGTTAATTCTCAAGATTGTTGTCAGCGATTTGATTCAGCCAGGAAGGCGCTGGAGACAGCTCTCTAA